In Macrobrachium rosenbergii isolate ZJJX-2024 chromosome 6, ASM4041242v1, whole genome shotgun sequence, a genomic segment contains:
- the LOC136839695 gene encoding uncharacterized protein → MSKSHQPAFIPMSLPPEYNVQWPPPSEQISTPSPVPGPAPMTVPKCPRDLPPGDPKIDSQSLPVPLSREPSPDPLSSPILAPLPVPVGETDSSNHSGSSPKGTAVQPIPKLVIATCKPPTPARTSSYLTQSSADIRVLPHLNWLVNSTNCNNSGSSL, encoded by the exons ATGAGTAAGTCTCACCAGCCTGCATTCATCCCAATGTCgttgccacctgagtacaatgtgcagtggccacctccatctGAGCAGATTTCAACTcccagtcctgtgccaggccctgccccaatGACAGTGCCAAAGTGCCCAAgagatctccctcctggagatcctaaaattgattcacaatctctgccagtgccactgaGCAG agaacCCAGTccggatcccctctcttctcccatctTGGCTCCGTTACCAGTGCCAGTAGGAGAGACGGATTCTTccaaccacagcggaagctcacccaaaggcaCAGCCGTGCAACCCATACCTAAGCTGGTCATTGCAACCTGCAAGCCTCCCACGCCCGCAAGGACCTCTTCCTATCTTACCCAGTCTTCAGCAGACATAAGGGTTCTGCCACATCTCAACTGGCTGGTGAACTCAACAAACTGCAACAACTCGGGGTCGAGTCTGTAA